A window of the Cucurbita pepo subsp. pepo cultivar mu-cu-16 chromosome LG01, ASM280686v2, whole genome shotgun sequence genome harbors these coding sequences:
- the LOC111810202 gene encoding metalloendoproteinase 5-MMP-like gives MASKPLQLLAFTLLLPSLFPRFDIASVQCHSESEAVGSSPIILNHNSHATNTSSLFLKNLQGCRLGDTAQGIHRIKKYLQRFGYITNVQKHSNAMDHDDTFDNALESAVKTYQKNFNLVASGILDANTLAQMGKPRCGVEDVINGTTWMRWGRERKPKMHAHFHLVAHFAFFEGNLKWPPSKFHLTYAFLPGYPFEAMMAVSRAFSKWAFNTHFTFSRVFDHTKADIKISFEIGDHGDDVPFDGAGGILAHAYAPTDGRLHFDGDEAWSVGAVDGYFDVETIALHEIGHVLGLQHSSIENAIMFPSISEGVTKGLHGDDIAGIRALYQL, from the coding sequence ATGGCTTCCAAACCCCTTCAACTCCTCGCTTTCACCCTTCTCCTCCCTTCCCTCTTCCCTCGTTTCGACATCGCGTCGGTCCAATGCCACTCAGAATCGGAAGCTGTGGGCTCATCTCCGATCATTTTGAATCATAATTCCCACGCCACGAACACGTCTTCCTTGTTTCTTAAGAATCTCCAAGGATGTCGTTTGGGTGACACAGCCCAAGGCATTCATCGGATAAAAAAGTACCTTCAACGCTTTGGTTACATTACCAATGTCCAAAAACACTCCAACGCCATGGATCATGATGACACCTTTGATAATGCCTTGGAATCCGCCGTCAAAACGTACCAAAAAAACTTCAACCTTGTTGCCTCTGGAATTTTGGACGCCAACACATTAGCTCAAATGGGGAAGCCACGATGTGGGGTTGAAGATGTTATAAATGGCACAACTTGGATGAGATGGGGAAGGGAAAGGAAGCCAAAAATGCATGCCCATTTTCACTTAGTGGCTCACTTTGCTTTCTTTGAAGGAAACCTCAAATGGCCGCCTTCAAAGTTCCACTTGACCTATGCATTTCTTCCAGGGTATCCCTTTGAAGCAATGATGGCAGTGTCAAGAGCTTTTTCCAAGTGGGCTTTCAATACCCACTTCACATTTTCACGTGTCTTTGACCATACAAAAGCTGATATCAAAATAAGCTTTGAAATAGGAGACCATGGAGATGATGTGCCGTTTGATGGTGCGGGGGGGATTCTGGCGCATGCTTATGCGCCCACGGACGGCAGGCTTCACTTTGATGGCGATGAGGCTTGGTCTGTGGGAGCTGTTGATGGTTATTTTGATGTGGAGACTATTGCGTTGCATGAGATTGGGCACGTTCTAGGGCTTCAACATAGCTCCATTGAAAACGCTATTATGTTCCCAAGCATATCGGAGGGAGTTACTAAGGGTTTGCATGGGGATGACATAGCTGGGATTAGGGCTCTATATCAACTTTGA
- the LOC111803987 gene encoding metalloendoproteinase 1-like yields the protein MDLTSCLQVMFVLVAAIAPHAIMARHLHTHKLSSSIFPQHLVGSGKGHNIEGIHNVRAFLQRYGYLSTNVDTEGNAFDDNLEFALKSYQKFFNLNVSGILDGETLELMSQPRCGVPDVFINETGGDGNGDGDHPIGLHYTFINDLKPKWGTSKYNLKYAFVGSFPKQYKATVVRAMHNWSSKSGFKFTKGSANKADVKISFEVGEHGDGHPFKEGSGELAHAFAPEDGRLHFNAREA from the coding sequence ATGGATTTGACATCATGTCTCCAAGTGATGTTCGTACTTGTCGCCGCCATAGCACCCCACGCCATCATGGCGCGCCATCTTCACACCCACAAGTTGTCCTCGTCTATATTTCCCCAACATCTTGTGGGAAGTGGGAAGGGCCACAACATAGAAGGAATCCACAACGTCAGAGCCTTCCTCCAACGTTATGGTTACTTGAGCACAAATGTGGATACCGAAGGCAACGCCTTTGATGACAACTTGGAATTTGCCCTTAAATCATACCAAAAATTCTTCAACCTCAACGTGAGTGGCATTTTGGATGGGGAGACTTTGGAGCTAATGTCGCAGCCTCGATGTGGAGTTCCCGACGTGTTCATCAACGAGACGGGCGGAGACGGGAACGGGGACGGGGATCACCCCATAGGACTTCATTACACATTTATCAATGATTTGAAACCGAAATGGGGGACGTCCAAATACAATCTGAAATACGCATTTGTTGGGAGTTTTCCAAAACAGTACAAGGCTACAGTGGTTCGAGCCATGCACAATTGGAGTTCAAAAAGTGGATTTAAATTCACAAAAGGTAGTGCGAATAAGGCAGATGTTAAAATAAGCTTTGAAGTTGGAGAGCATGGAGATGGGCATCCTTTCAAGGAGGGAAGTGGAGAATTGGCGCATGCTTTTGCGCCTGAAGATGGGAGACTTCACTTCAATGCGCGGGAGGCTTGA
- the LOC111781199 gene encoding metalloendoproteinase 3-MMP-like, which produces MALEGLSFFTFTLLLLTLFPLTSSSPPNSVHSHTKPPSQLMFLNRLHGSHKGDKGEAIHQLKKYLRHFGYLSDVQIHSETIDDDFDELLESAVKTYQKNFNLKVTGALDAVTLAQMSKPRCGVADIIHGNTWMRSSKKRYQYGHGRGLFHTVSHFAFFEGNPKWPASKSHLTYGFLPETPPETASPIARAFATWAANSHFTFSQALSNQTADIKIGFETGDHGDGYPFDGVGGVIAHAFSPPDGRFHLDADESWAAGVVSGSFDLETVALHEIGHLLGLQHSSIEGAIMWPSVPEGDSKGLHADDIAGIKALYNNTL; this is translated from the exons ATGGCGTTAGAAGGTTTATCATTCTTCACTTTCACTCTTCTCCTTCTTACCCTCTTCCCTTTAACATCATCTTCTCCACCAAACTCTGTGCATTCCCACACAAAACCGCCATCACAATTGATGTTTCTGAATCGCCTTCATGGATCCCACAAAGGTGACAAAGGGGAAGCCATCCATCAGCTGAAGAAATACCTTCGACATTTCGGCTACTTGAGCGATGTTCAAATTCATTCCGAAACAATCGACGATGACTTCGACGAATTGTTAGAGTCAGCCGTTAAAACGTACCAAAAGAATTTCAATCTCAAAGTCACCGGAGCTCTAGATGCCGTGACGCTAGCTCAAATGTCGAAGCCTCGATGCGGGGTTGCCGATATCATCCATGGCAATACTTGGATGAGATCAAGCAAGAAAAGATATCAATATGGACATGGAAGAGGCCTTTTTCATACAGTTTCTCACTTTGCATTTTTTGAAGGAAACCCTAAATGGCCTGCTTCAAAATCTCACCTCACTTATG GGTTCCTCCCCGAAACTCCACCGGAAACGGCAAGTCCGATCGCTCGAGCTTTTGCGACATGGGCGGCGAATTCTCACTTCACCTTCTCACAAGCTTTGAGCAACCAAACTGCTGACATCAAAATAGGATTTGAAACTGGAGATCATGGAGATGGCTATCCGTTCGACGGCGTAGGAGGAGTGATAGCCCATGCGTTTTCGCCGCCGGATGGTCGGTTTCATCTCGACGCAGACGAGTCTTGGGCAGCCGGGGTGGTTTCGGGTTCGTTCGATTTGGAGACGGTGGCATTGCATGAGATCGGACATCTTCTTGGGCTTCAACACAGCTCCATTGAAGGGGCTATCATGTGGCCATCAGTCCCGGAAGGAGATTCCAAGGGTTTGCATGCCGATGATATTGCAGGCATTAAAGCTTTATATAACAACACTCTTTGA
- the LOC111804152 gene encoding metalloendoproteinase 1-like has protein sequence MDLTSCLQVMFVLVAAIAPHAIMARHLHTHKLSSSIFPQHLVGSGKGHNIEGIHNVRAFLQRYGYLSTNVETKGNAFDDNLEFALKSYQKFFNLNVSGILDAETLHLMSQPRCGVPDVFINETSGEGDRDHSIGLDYTFFHEWKPKWRASKYNLKYAFVGNFPEQYKATVREATNTWSSVTGFTFTEGSADNTDVKISFEVGDHGDGYPFEDGSGVLAHAFAPEDGRLHYNAQEAWADGAYPDKYDVGTVALHELGHVLGLGHSAFRYAVMWPITPPNFVTGLDNDDVNGIMALYNGFEEA, from the coding sequence ATGGATTTGACATCATGTCTCCAAGTGATGTTCGTACTTGTCGCCGCCATAGCACCCCACGCCATCATGGCGCGCCATCTTCACACCCACAAGTTGTCTTCGTCTATATTTCCCCAACATCTTGTAGGAAGTGGGAAGGGCCACAACATAGAAGGAATCCACAACGTCAGAGCCTTCCTCCAACGTTATGGTTACTTGAGCACAAATGTGGAGACCAAAGGCAACGCCTTTGATGACAACTTGGAATTTGCCCTTAAATCATACCAAAAATTCTTCAACCTCAACGTGAGTGGCATTTTGGATGCGGAGACTTTGCACCTAATGTCGCAGCCTCGATGTGGAGTTCCCGACGTGTTCATCAACGAGACGAGCGGGGAGGGAGACAGGGATCATTCCATAGGACTTGATTACACATTTTTCCATGAGTGGAAACCGAAATGGCGGGCGTCCAAATACAATCTGAAATACGCATTTGTTGGGAATTTTCCAGAACAGTACAAGGCTACCGTGCGTGAAGCCACCAACACATGGAGTTCAGTGACTGGATTTACATTCACGGAAGGTAGTGCGGACAACACAGATGTTAAAATAAGCTTCGAAGTAGGAGACCATGGAGATGGGTATCCTTTCGAGGATGGAAGTGGAGTATTGGCGCATGCTTTTGCGCCTGAAGATGGTAGACTACACTACAATGCGCAGGAGGCTTGGGCGGATGGAGCTTATCCTGATAAGTATGATGTGGGGACTGTGGCATTGCATGAGCTTGGACATGTTCTTGGGCTGGGCCACAGCGCCTTTAGATACGCTGTGATGTGGCCAATAACACCTCCTAATTTTGTGACGGGCCTAGACAACGACGATGTTAATGGAATCATGGCTTTGTACAATGGATTTGAGGAAGCCTAG
- the LOC111804063 gene encoding metalloendoproteinase 1-like, with translation MASSKAFKTTLFLGVVLVVLSLFPGSDGCWAEESYNKTQHRIKFHKVSRYSFFQGNPKWPPSKRSLTYKFLTGFPTNGKPPVASACGRWAAVTPFTFTEVPSSDPADITITFARLNHGDGYPFDGKGGTLAHAFAPTDGRLHFDADDSYVIGAAPNAFDLESVAVHEMGHILGLGHSNVVQAIMYPSISSGTVKKELQADDINGIKALYGF, from the coding sequence ATGGCATCCTCGAAAGCTTTTAAAACAACGTTGTTTTTGGGGGTTGTCCTTGTGGTGTTGTCGTTGTTCCCTGGTTCAGACGGATGTTGGGCCGAAGAGAGTTACAACAAAACCCAACATCGTATAAAATTCCACAAGGTTTCTCGCTACTCGTTCTTCCAAGGCAACCCCAAATGGCCTCCTTCCAAGCGCAGTCTCACCTATAAATTCCTTACGGGCTTCCCAACTAATGGGAAGCCCCCAGTGGCTAGCGCTTGCGGCAGGTGGGCGGCAGTGACCCCATTCACATTTACAGAGGTCCCCAGCTCTGACCCTGCAGACATCACAATAACCTTTGCGAGACTGAACCATGGAGATGGATACCCGTTTGATGGTAAGGGGGGCACGCTGGCCCATGCCTTTGCACCGACGGACGGTAGGCTTCACTTCGACGCGGATGACAGTTATGTCATTGGCGCTGCTCCTAATGCATTTGACTTGGAAAGTGTGGCGGTGCATGAGATGGGGCATATCCTTGGGCTTGGACACAGCAATGTTGTACAGGCCATTATGTACCCATCCATTAGTTCTGGAACTGTCAAGAAAGAACTGCAAGCTGATGATATCAATGGAATTAAAGCTCTATATGGATTCTGA